Proteins encoded together in one Streptomyces sp. NA04227 window:
- a CDS encoding MMPL family transporter: MASCLYAWARWMVRRRRWVIAAWILLLAVVGGMGATLHGKTSTEFTVPGVESQQAQDLLKEKFPSAAGGVVRVVVAAPEGRTVTDPAQRQALDGALREAAKVPGVVNVTRPASVGAVSSDRTIAYSDVRFAEEAAEVPEEAKDELDTVVQPLREAGMQVELGGSAMLPQAEAGGPAELVGVVIAFVVLAVALGSLVAAGLPLVTALLGVAVGVLGTMFVSRFVEMTGTATVLALMIGLAVGIDYALFVISRHREQLVDPDTGWEESIARATATAGGAVVFAGATVVIALAALAITGIPFLTVMGLAGAVTVLIAVLVAISLLPAVLGVFGERMRPRRKRKAKGRDRTPGAWGLAWARTVTRAPAVVLLVGILGLLALALPARDLRLGLPSFASQPEATTQHKSYDLLTEGFGPGFNATLTTVVDTGGIPQGERQATLTQLRGALAADKNVAAVSPVVSGPSGGIVVMSVVPKSSPDAQATTDLVHRMRDQAPKVAEAGGALYVTGQTAMAIDVAGKLGDALPLFIGVIVLLALILLAIAFRSVLVPLKAALGFLLSVGASLGAAVWVFQQGHLNGPLDVAAAGPVTSFLPVLLIGVLFGLAMDYEVFLVSRMREHYENSKDPAEAIAQGVSRSARVVVAAALIMVAVFGGFIFNEDPIIKSIGFALAFGVFVDAFVVRMTLVPAAMALLGRRAWSMPGWLDRLLPDVDIEGARLPAAKPAEPATGAAGNTRKDSSEDMGAVRV, encoded by the coding sequence ATGGCCTCATGCCTGTACGCCTGGGCGCGGTGGATGGTTCGCCGCCGCCGCTGGGTGATAGCCGCCTGGATCCTCCTTCTTGCCGTCGTCGGCGGCATGGGAGCGACCTTGCACGGAAAGACGTCCACGGAGTTCACCGTCCCCGGTGTGGAGTCCCAGCAGGCGCAGGACCTGCTGAAGGAGAAGTTCCCCTCGGCCGCCGGCGGTGTCGTGCGCGTAGTGGTCGCCGCCCCCGAGGGGAGGACCGTCACGGACCCGGCGCAGCGGCAGGCGCTCGACGGCGCCCTGCGCGAGGCGGCGAAGGTACCGGGTGTCGTCAACGTCACCCGGCCGGCATCCGTCGGTGCGGTGTCGTCGGACCGGACCATCGCGTACTCCGACGTCCGGTTCGCCGAGGAGGCCGCCGAGGTGCCCGAGGAGGCCAAGGACGAACTGGACACCGTGGTGCAGCCCCTGCGTGAAGCAGGGATGCAGGTCGAGCTGGGCGGATCGGCGATGCTTCCGCAGGCGGAGGCGGGAGGTCCGGCCGAACTGGTGGGTGTCGTCATCGCCTTCGTGGTCCTCGCCGTCGCGCTCGGCTCCCTCGTGGCGGCCGGACTGCCGCTGGTGACCGCGCTCCTGGGTGTGGCCGTCGGCGTGCTCGGCACGATGTTCGTCTCCCGCTTTGTGGAGATGACGGGCACCGCGACCGTACTGGCGCTGATGATCGGCCTGGCAGTCGGCATCGACTACGCGCTGTTTGTCATCTCCCGGCACCGCGAGCAACTCGTCGACCCGGACACCGGCTGGGAAGAGTCGATCGCACGCGCCACCGCCACGGCCGGCGGCGCGGTCGTGTTCGCCGGTGCCACGGTCGTCATCGCGCTGGCCGCATTGGCCATCACCGGTATCCCGTTCCTCACCGTCATGGGCCTGGCCGGCGCCGTGACCGTACTGATAGCCGTTCTGGTCGCCATCAGCCTGCTCCCGGCAGTACTCGGAGTGTTCGGCGAGCGGATGCGCCCGCGCCGCAAGCGGAAGGCCAAGGGCAGGGACCGTACCCCCGGCGCCTGGGGTCTGGCCTGGGCACGTACGGTCACCCGCGCACCCGCCGTCGTACTGCTCGTCGGTATCCTCGGCCTGCTCGCGCTCGCCCTGCCCGCCCGCGACCTGCGCCTCGGCCTGCCCAGCTTCGCCTCCCAGCCCGAGGCCACCACACAGCACAAGAGCTATGACCTGCTCACCGAGGGATTCGGACCCGGCTTCAACGCCACCCTCACCACCGTGGTGGACACCGGCGGGATCCCGCAGGGCGAGCGTCAGGCCACCTTGACCCAACTGCGCGGTGCGCTGGCCGCCGACAAGAACGTGGCCGCCGTCTCGCCCGTGGTGTCCGGCCCCTCCGGCGGCATCGTGGTCATGTCCGTCGTACCGAAGTCGAGCCCCGACGCCCAGGCCACCACCGACCTGGTCCACCGCATGCGCGACCAGGCACCCAAGGTCGCCGAGGCGGGCGGTGCCCTCTATGTCACCGGGCAGACGGCCATGGCCATCGATGTCGCCGGCAAGCTCGGCGACGCACTGCCCCTGTTCATCGGCGTCATCGTCCTCCTGGCCCTGATCCTGCTGGCCATCGCCTTCCGGTCGGTGCTCGTGCCGCTCAAGGCCGCGCTCGGCTTCCTGCTCTCGGTCGGTGCGAGCCTGGGCGCCGCGGTCTGGGTCTTCCAGCAGGGCCACCTGAACGGTCCGCTGGATGTGGCGGCCGCTGGTCCGGTCACCAGCTTCCTACCGGTACTGCTGATCGGTGTGCTCTTCGGGCTGGCCATGGACTACGAAGTGTTCCTCGTCAGCCGGATGCGTGAGCACTACGAGAACAGCAAGGATCCCGCCGAGGCGATCGCGCAGGGTGTCTCGCGCAGTGCAAGGGTCGTCGTGGCCGCCGCGCTGATCATGGTCGCGGTCTTCGGCGGATTCATCTTCAACGAGGACCCGATCATCAAGTCCATCGGCTTCGCACTCGCCTTCGGCGTGTTCGTCGACGCCTTCGTCGTCCGCATGACGCTCGTGCCCGCGGCCATGGCTCTCCTCGGGCGGCGCGCCTGGAGCATGCCCGGGTGGCTCGACCGGCTGCTCCCGGACGTCGACATCGAGGGCGCACGGCTGCCGGCCGCGAAGCCGGCCGAACCCGCCACCGGCGCGGCGGGCAACACGCGGAAGGACTCGTCGGAGGACATGGGCGCCGTCCGGGTCTGA
- a CDS encoding NAD(P)H-quinone oxidoreductase, whose amino-acid sequence MKAVSIKEPGGPEVLEWIDVEDPTPGAGEVVVDVAAGALNRADVMQRWGLYPLEPGTSPYPGLEVSGRISAVGEGVTGWQMGDEVCALLTGGGYAQKVAVPAGQLLTIPKGVGLVEAAGLPEVASTVWSNLVMTAGLKAGETLLVHGGAGGVGTSAIQIAKALGARVVTTVGGPEKAAQVRELGADVAVDYRTEDFTEHGPYDVILDVIGGAYLDRNIGSLAADGRLVVIGLQNGLEGQLNLAEIVFKRISVYGTTLRTRSKEQKAAIVAEVQNNVWPMIENGTVRLVIDKTLPMADAAEGHRLMEAGGHLGKILLVNDEGV is encoded by the coding sequence ATGAAGGCTGTATCGATCAAGGAACCCGGTGGCCCCGAGGTCCTGGAGTGGATCGACGTCGAGGACCCGACACCCGGCGCAGGGGAAGTGGTCGTCGACGTGGCGGCCGGCGCCCTGAACCGGGCAGATGTCATGCAGCGGTGGGGCCTCTACCCGCTGGAGCCGGGCACTTCCCCATACCCGGGGCTCGAAGTCTCGGGCCGTATCAGTGCCGTGGGCGAGGGAGTCACCGGCTGGCAGATGGGCGACGAGGTCTGCGCCCTGCTGACCGGGGGCGGCTACGCGCAGAAGGTCGCCGTGCCCGCGGGGCAGCTGCTGACCATCCCCAAGGGGGTTGGCCTGGTCGAGGCGGCCGGTCTGCCGGAGGTCGCCTCGACGGTGTGGTCCAACCTCGTCATGACCGCGGGCCTGAAGGCGGGCGAGACCCTCCTCGTGCACGGCGGCGCCGGTGGTGTGGGCACCTCGGCGATCCAGATTGCCAAGGCCCTGGGAGCCCGTGTCGTCACCACCGTCGGCGGGCCGGAGAAGGCCGCCCAGGTCCGGGAGTTGGGTGCCGATGTGGCCGTCGACTACCGCACCGAGGACTTCACCGAGCACGGCCCCTACGACGTGATCCTCGACGTCATCGGCGGCGCCTACCTGGACCGCAACATCGGATCCCTGGCGGCCGACGGCCGCCTGGTCGTCATCGGCCTGCAGAACGGACTCGAAGGCCAGCTCAACCTCGCCGAGATCGTCTTCAAGCGGATCTCCGTGTACGGCACCACCCTGCGTACCCGCTCCAAGGAGCAGAAGGCCGCCATCGTCGCCGAGGTACAGAACAACGTCTGGCCGATGATCGAGAACGGCACCGTCCGGCTCGTCATCGACAAGACCCTGCCCATGGCCGACGCCGCCGAGGGGCACCGGCTCATGGAAGCCGGAGGCCACCTCGGCAAGATTCTCCTGGTCAACGACGAAGGCGTATGA
- a CDS encoding class I adenylate-forming enzyme family protein codes for MTLDEEPRPDALPPAEPDTGTGDVHDSLVAAWKARVANNPDATALRYFDGALSAREVDAASDALAAAFEALGTGRGDRVGVYLQSVPQYALVLLALWKLGATALGLNPMYRRQELRRIVDDAGAVGVVCADTDVEETLGTLRGGTVRWLISTSALDCQSRNDPRVFATTERPAPAPDGDLFALIEEFGGSRPAPVELGPDDVAFLTYTSGTTGPPKGAMNTHGNVLGVVSTYGAWTGLSDGDVVLAVAPLFHITGAVVNAALSLLNDTTLVLAGRFHPEVALEAIAEHGVTFTIGSITAYNALYELPQAGAHHFSSVKALYSGGAPIPPATVERFRERFGLYIHNVYGMTETTSAVIAVPLGGRAPVHPPSGTLSIGLPLPHLTARVVDSSGRPVPDGEEGELELSGPQVVPGYWGKPEATRRTMPQGRLRTGDVAVIDERGWVFLVDRLKDQINVSGYKVWPREVEDALYEHPAVHEAAVIGVPDDYRGETVAAYVSLKAGRSAGQEELIAFCRERLAAYKCPRRIHLVADLPKTQSGKIRRAALRESGGTGLRESDGTGPSSPKKD; via the coding sequence ATGACGCTGGACGAGGAGCCGCGGCCGGACGCCCTCCCCCCGGCCGAGCCGGATACGGGGACGGGTGACGTCCACGACTCGCTCGTGGCCGCCTGGAAAGCACGGGTCGCGAACAATCCGGATGCCACGGCGCTGCGCTACTTCGACGGCGCTCTGTCCGCGCGGGAGGTGGACGCGGCGTCGGACGCCCTGGCCGCCGCATTCGAGGCCCTCGGGACCGGACGGGGTGACCGCGTCGGCGTGTACCTGCAGAGCGTCCCGCAGTACGCCCTCGTACTGCTGGCCCTGTGGAAGCTGGGGGCCACGGCACTGGGGCTCAACCCGATGTACCGGCGTCAGGAGCTGCGCCGGATCGTCGACGACGCGGGGGCGGTCGGCGTGGTCTGCGCGGACACCGACGTCGAGGAGACCCTCGGCACCCTGAGGGGCGGCACGGTCAGGTGGTTGATCAGCACCTCGGCGCTGGACTGCCAGTCGCGGAACGATCCGCGGGTCTTCGCGACGACGGAGCGCCCCGCCCCGGCTCCGGACGGCGATCTCTTCGCGCTGATCGAGGAGTTCGGCGGTTCCCGGCCCGCGCCCGTCGAACTCGGCCCCGACGACGTCGCGTTCCTGACCTACACCTCCGGCACGACAGGACCGCCGAAGGGCGCCATGAACACCCACGGCAACGTCCTCGGCGTGGTGTCCACCTACGGAGCGTGGACCGGCCTGAGCGACGGTGACGTGGTGCTCGCCGTCGCTCCGCTGTTCCACATCACCGGCGCGGTGGTCAACGCGGCGCTCTCCCTGCTCAACGACACCACGCTCGTCCTGGCGGGCCGATTCCACCCCGAAGTCGCCTTGGAGGCCATCGCCGAGCACGGGGTGACCTTCACCATCGGCTCCATCACGGCGTACAACGCGCTCTACGAGCTGCCGCAGGCCGGGGCGCACCACTTCTCGTCCGTGAAGGCCCTGTACTCCGGAGGCGCGCCGATCCCGCCGGCGACCGTCGAGCGCTTCCGGGAGCGATTCGGCCTGTACATCCACAACGTCTACGGAATGACCGAGACGACCTCCGCCGTCATCGCCGTGCCCTTGGGAGGCAGGGCGCCGGTCCACCCGCCGAGCGGAACCCTGTCGATCGGGCTGCCGCTGCCGCACCTCACAGCACGCGTCGTGGACTCGTCCGGCAGGCCGGTGCCCGACGGGGAGGAGGGCGAACTCGAACTGAGCGGGCCGCAGGTGGTGCCTGGGTACTGGGGCAAGCCCGAGGCCACGCGCCGGACGATGCCGCAGGGGCGACTGCGCACCGGTGACGTCGCCGTCATCGACGAGCGGGGCTGGGTCTTTCTGGTGGACCGGCTCAAGGACCAGATCAACGTTTCCGGGTACAAGGTCTGGCCCCGCGAGGTGGAGGACGCGCTGTACGAGCACCCGGCGGTCCATGAGGCCGCCGTCATCGGGGTGCCGGACGACTACCGCGGTGAGACGGTCGCCGCCTACGTCTCGCTCAAGGCGGGGCGGAGCGCCGGGCAGGAGGAGCTGATCGCCTTCTGCCGCGAGCGCTTGGCCGCCTACAAGTGCCCCCGGCGGATCCACCTCGTCGCCGACCTGCCCAAGACCCAGAGCGGCAAGATCCGGCGCGCCGCACTCCGCGAGAGCGGCGGCACCGGACTCCGCGAGAGCGACGGCACCGGGCCGTCCTCGCCGAAGAAGGACTGA
- a CDS encoding TetR/AcrR family transcriptional regulator codes for MTGDSLRERSKARRREAILTAAYELFAERGFDATSIADIAEAAEVSPRTVTLYFPTKLELATAHFNAFVDRLTAALHARPMGQGIIDTLEQWLREQTAPQDEFDVLHDRMLQSNPQLKGLCRGRLTDAIQEGTRLLAEEQGRGPDDFAPRILASTVASVIAELRHRSGPGDLETAMTFIRAAAATLQRG; via the coding sequence ATGACGGGTGACAGCCTGAGGGAACGCAGCAAGGCGCGGCGCAGGGAAGCGATCCTCACCGCCGCCTACGAGCTGTTCGCCGAGCGCGGCTTCGACGCCACGAGCATCGCGGACATCGCCGAGGCGGCCGAGGTCTCGCCGCGCACGGTGACGTTGTACTTCCCCACCAAGCTCGAACTGGCGACGGCGCACTTCAACGCTTTCGTCGACCGGCTGACCGCGGCGCTGCACGCCAGGCCCATGGGGCAGGGCATCATCGACACTCTGGAGCAGTGGCTGCGCGAACAGACGGCACCGCAGGACGAGTTCGACGTGCTCCACGACCGGATGCTCCAGTCGAACCCTCAGCTCAAGGGGCTCTGCCGAGGCCGGCTGACGGACGCCATCCAGGAGGGCACCCGCCTCCTCGCCGAGGAGCAGGGCCGGGGTCCGGACGACTTCGCCCCGCGCATCCTGGCGTCGACGGTGGCGAGCGTGATCGCCGAGTTGAGGCACCGGTCCGGTCCGGGCGACCTCGAGACCGCCATGACCTTCATCCGCGCTGCGGCGGCCACCCTGCAGCGCGGCTGA
- a CDS encoding phosphotransferase family protein gives MRTVPDGVEVVADREGARQLESPPLLVVDAVTGFLDAHGIGRGPLAWQRIGDGHSNITYLIERGGELAVLRRGPRPPLPKSTHDMVREARIQKILHRHGVPVPEILAVCEDDSVLGVPFYVMAHLDGTVITETIPAHLSSLEHRRATSAAVVDALLALHRIDVTEGELASLGSPDGYLRRQVDRFRGLWEVNASRELPAVERIADWLGRNLPTSQAASVVHGDYRMGNLMFAPRSTDRSPAAIVAILDWEMATLGDPLADLGYLTATYSEEGAPATPLELTPVTRAAGYLTRLQLAERYRSGTDLDLTPLPWYQTLALWKAAIFCEAIHTRWRRGERPDDTVFGPSLEAGVPQLLERAAQYAE, from the coding sequence ATGCGTACCGTCCCGGACGGAGTGGAGGTCGTCGCGGACCGGGAGGGGGCCCGGCAGCTGGAAAGCCCGCCGCTTCTGGTCGTCGACGCGGTCACCGGCTTCCTCGACGCGCACGGCATCGGACGCGGTCCGCTCGCATGGCAGCGCATCGGCGACGGCCACTCCAACATCACCTATCTGATCGAGCGCGGCGGCGAGTTGGCCGTCCTGCGCCGTGGTCCCCGCCCGCCGCTGCCGAAGTCGACGCACGACATGGTGCGCGAGGCCCGCATCCAGAAGATCCTCCACCGGCACGGGGTGCCGGTGCCGGAGATCCTCGCCGTCTGCGAGGACGACTCGGTCCTGGGCGTGCCCTTCTACGTCATGGCCCACCTCGACGGGACGGTCATCACCGAGACGATCCCGGCCCATCTCTCCTCCCTCGAACACCGCAGGGCCACCAGTGCGGCGGTCGTCGACGCTCTCCTCGCCCTGCACCGCATCGATGTGACCGAAGGCGAGCTCGCTTCCCTGGGCTCCCCCGACGGGTATCTCCGGCGCCAGGTCGACCGTTTCCGCGGACTGTGGGAGGTCAACGCCTCACGCGAACTCCCCGCGGTGGAACGGATAGCGGACTGGCTCGGCCGCAACCTGCCGACGAGCCAGGCGGCTTCCGTGGTCCACGGCGACTACCGCATGGGCAACCTCATGTTCGCTCCCCGGTCCACCGACCGGTCGCCCGCCGCGATCGTCGCGATCCTGGACTGGGAAATGGCCACACTGGGCGACCCGTTGGCGGACCTGGGCTATCTGACCGCCACCTACTCCGAGGAGGGCGCCCCCGCCACTCCGCTTGAACTCACCCCGGTGACCCGGGCTGCCGGCTACCTCACCAGGCTCCAGCTGGCAGAGCGCTACCGGTCGGGCACGGACCTCGATCTCACCCCGCTCCCCTGGTACCAGACTCTCGCGCTGTGGAAAGCGGCGATCTTCTGCGAAGCCATCCACACCCGCTGGCGGCGTGGCGAACGCCCGGACGACACGGTCTTCGGGCCGTCCCTGGAGGCGGGCGTCCCCCAACTCCTGGAGAGGGCCGCCCAGTACGCCGAGTGA
- a CDS encoding acyl-CoA dehydrogenase family protein: protein MTFTHLPPDVAQLYARTRRFVREVVIDAEPAPGDRLHRATRERLQAAAKDAGVFAPHVPKEYGGQGLSIEHWSPVLQEAGYSPIGPSVLNCMAPDEGNMHMLHLIATEDQKQRHLVPLAAGDIRSCFAMTEPHPGAGSDPAALRTKAVRTGGGWIIDGHKRFISGAVGAGFVIVMARTPAVDGAPEGATMFLVDMADPGVRVGEAIHTVDRAIDGGHPHLYLEDCFVPDEAVLGEVGLGFRYAQVRLGPARLTHCMRWLGLARRSLDIALDRAETRELFGGSLGSLGLAQELIAESVIDIETSDAIITKTAALLHADPKAGSAMSSIAKVHCSEAIFRVVDRAVQICGGDGVSDGLPLAQYLSEVRPFRIYDGPNETHKWAISRRASAGRRAAVQAGERYRGDAVVGRSGGV from the coding sequence ATGACCTTCACTCACCTCCCTCCCGATGTGGCCCAACTGTACGCACGCACACGCCGGTTCGTACGCGAGGTCGTCATCGACGCGGAACCCGCGCCGGGCGACCGACTCCACCGGGCCACCCGCGAGCGGCTGCAAGCAGCGGCGAAGGACGCGGGCGTCTTCGCGCCGCACGTGCCGAAGGAGTACGGCGGGCAGGGGCTGTCGATCGAGCACTGGTCCCCGGTCCTTCAGGAGGCCGGGTACTCGCCGATCGGCCCCAGTGTGCTCAACTGCATGGCTCCCGACGAGGGAAACATGCACATGCTCCATCTGATCGCGACCGAGGACCAGAAGCAGCGCCATCTCGTGCCCTTGGCCGCGGGAGACATCCGGTCCTGCTTCGCCATGACCGAGCCGCACCCGGGAGCGGGCTCCGACCCGGCGGCCCTGCGGACGAAGGCCGTCCGTACCGGTGGTGGCTGGATCATCGACGGCCACAAGCGGTTCATCAGTGGCGCCGTCGGCGCCGGATTCGTCATCGTCATGGCGCGGACCCCGGCCGTGGACGGGGCCCCCGAGGGGGCCACCATGTTCCTCGTCGACATGGCGGACCCCGGTGTCCGGGTCGGCGAGGCGATCCACACCGTCGACCGCGCCATCGACGGCGGCCACCCGCACCTCTACCTCGAAGACTGCTTCGTCCCCGACGAGGCGGTGCTCGGCGAGGTGGGACTCGGCTTCCGCTACGCCCAGGTGCGGCTGGGTCCGGCGCGGCTCACCCACTGCATGCGGTGGCTGGGACTGGCGCGGCGGTCGCTGGACATCGCCTTGGACCGGGCCGAGACGCGGGAGTTGTTCGGCGGTTCGCTCGGCTCGCTCGGTCTGGCTCAGGAACTCATCGCGGAGTCGGTGATCGACATCGAGACGTCCGACGCGATCATCACCAAGACCGCGGCACTGCTGCACGCCGATCCGAAGGCGGGGTCCGCGATGTCCTCGATCGCGAAGGTGCACTGCTCGGAGGCGATCTTCCGGGTCGTCGACCGGGCCGTCCAGATCTGCGGCGGGGACGGGGTCTCCGACGGGCTCCCGCTGGCGCAGTACCTGAGCGAGGTCCGTCCATTCCGTATCTACGACGGCCCCAACGAGACCCACAAGTGGGCGATTTCCCGCCGTGCCTCGGCCGGTCGGCGCGCGGCGGTCCAGGCCGGGGAGCGGTACCGGGGCGACGCCGTCGTCGGCCGGAGCGGGGGCGTGTGA
- a CDS encoding UDP-N-acetylglucosamine 1-carboxyvinyltransferase → MADDYLVRIGKLIRDARQHRGWTQSQLAEALNTSQSAVNRIERGNQNISLEMIARIGEALDSEIVSLGYAGPMHLRVVGGRRLSGAIDVKTSKNACVALLCASLLNNGRTVLRRVARIEEVYRLLEVLGSIGVRTRWINDGVDLEIVPPAKLDLDAIDADAARRTRSIIMFLGPLLHRLDHFKLPYAGGCDLGTRTIEPHMIALRRFGLDITATEGLYHAEVERDIAPGRPIVLTERGDTVTENALLAAARYDGKTIIRNASSNYMVQDLCFFLEALGVRVDGIGTTTLTVHGVAEIDVDVDYSPSEDPVEAMSLLAAAVVTGSELTVRRVPIEFLEIELAVLEEMGLDHDRSAEYVADNARTRLVDLTVRPSKLEAPIDKIHPMPFPGLNIDNVPFFAAIAAAAQGQTLIHDWVYDNRAIYLTDLNRLGGRLQLLDPHRVLVDGPTRWRAAEMMCPPALRPAVVVLLAMMAADGTSVLRNVYVINRGYEDLAERLNSVGAQIEIFRDI, encoded by the coding sequence ATGGCAGACGACTACCTCGTACGCATCGGCAAGCTCATCCGTGACGCCCGGCAGCACCGGGGCTGGACCCAGTCGCAGTTGGCGGAAGCGCTCAACACAAGTCAGAGCGCGGTCAACCGGATCGAACGCGGAAACCAGAACATCAGCCTTGAGATGATCGCGCGGATCGGCGAGGCCCTGGACAGCGAGATCGTCTCGCTCGGTTACGCGGGCCCGATGCACCTGAGAGTCGTCGGCGGCCGCCGCCTCTCGGGCGCCATCGACGTCAAGACGAGCAAGAACGCCTGTGTCGCCCTGCTGTGTGCCTCGCTGCTCAACAACGGCCGGACGGTGCTGCGCCGGGTGGCCCGTATCGAGGAGGTCTACCGGCTCCTCGAAGTGCTCGGCTCGATCGGCGTGCGCACCCGCTGGATCAACGACGGGGTGGACCTGGAGATCGTCCCGCCCGCCAAGCTCGACCTCGACGCCATCGACGCGGACGCGGCCCGCCGCACCCGCTCGATCATCATGTTCCTCGGCCCGCTGCTGCACCGCCTCGACCACTTCAAGCTGCCCTACGCGGGCGGCTGCGACCTGGGCACCCGCACCATCGAACCGCACATGATCGCCCTGCGCCGGTTCGGCCTGGACATCACGGCGACCGAGGGCCTGTACCACGCCGAGGTGGAGCGCGACATCGCCCCCGGCCGCCCCATCGTGCTGACCGAGCGCGGCGACACCGTGACCGAGAACGCCCTGCTGGCCGCCGCCCGTTACGACGGCAAGACCATCATCCGCAACGCCTCCTCCAACTACATGGTCCAGGACCTGTGCTTCTTCCTGGAGGCACTCGGCGTACGCGTCGACGGCATCGGCACCACGACCCTCACCGTGCACGGCGTCGCGGAGATCGACGTGGACGTGGACTACTCCCCCTCCGAGGACCCGGTCGAGGCGATGAGCCTGCTGGCCGCCGCGGTGGTCACCGGCTCCGAACTGACCGTACGCCGGGTGCCGATCGAGTTCCTGGAGATCGAACTCGCGGTCCTGGAGGAGATGGGCCTGGACCACGACCGTTCGGCCGAGTACGTCGCGGACAACGCCCGCACCCGCCTGGTGGACCTCACCGTGCGTCCCTCCAAACTGGAGGCGCCCATCGACAAGATCCACCCGATGCCCTTCCCGGGCCTCAACATCGACAACGTCCCCTTCTTCGCGGCCATCGCCGCCGCCGCCCAGGGCCAGACCCTGATCCACGACTGGGTCTACGACAACCGCGCCATCTACCTCACCGACCTCAACCGCCTCGGTGGCAGGCTCCAGTTGCTCGACCCGCACCGCGTCCTGGTCGACGGCCCGACCCGCTGGCGCGCCGCCGAAATGATGTGCCCGCCCGCCCTGCGCCCCGCCGTGGTCGTCCTCCTCGCCATGATGGCCGCCGACGGCACCTCTGTGCTGCGCAACGTCTATGTCATCAACCGGGGTTACGAGGATCTGGCGGAGCGGCTGAACTCGGTGGGGGCACAGATCGAGATCTTTCGGGACATCTGA
- a CDS encoding TetR/AcrR family transcriptional regulator, with amino-acid sequence MTKTDAGADWRAYSGSGLPPILDAALDCFVEHGYHGTTIRTVASRAGLSVPGLYHHYASKQALLVAIVSYAMDDLWVRSSAALEEAGTDVRGRLDLLVECLVLFHAHQRDLAFIAASEIRSLNGEARDTYIAARDRQQRLMDQVIAAGVAQGVFTTAYPREVSRAIVTMCTGVSQWYRAEGEHTPQELAARYCEMTRRTVGALSPSRS; translated from the coding sequence GTGACGAAGACCGATGCCGGGGCGGACTGGAGGGCCTACTCGGGCAGCGGGCTGCCGCCGATCCTCGACGCCGCGCTGGACTGCTTCGTGGAGCACGGCTATCACGGGACCACGATCCGCACCGTGGCCTCCCGCGCGGGACTCTCGGTGCCGGGGCTGTACCACCACTACGCCTCCAAGCAGGCGCTGCTCGTCGCGATCGTCTCCTACGCCATGGACGACCTGTGGGTACGCAGCAGCGCGGCACTGGAGGAGGCCGGAACCGACGTCCGGGGGAGGCTGGACCTGCTCGTGGAGTGCCTCGTGCTGTTCCACGCCCACCAGCGGGACCTCGCCTTCATCGCCGCCAGCGAGATTCGCAGCCTCAACGGAGAAGCCCGCGACACCTACATCGCCGCCCGTGACCGCCAGCAGCGACTGATGGACCAGGTGATCGCGGCCGGCGTCGCGCAAGGTGTCTTCACCACCGCCTATCCGCGCGAGGTCAGCAGGGCGATCGTCACCATGTGCACGGGTGTTTCCCAGTGGTACCGCGCGGAGGGTGAGCACACCCCCCAGGAACTCGCCGCGCGATACTGCGAGATGACACGTAGGACGGTGGGTGCCCTGTCACCGTCCCGGTCATGA
- a CDS encoding SDR family oxidoreductase: MNLDLNLNQNGRCSGRSAVVTGASRGIGLAIAERLVAEGARVCLTARKAGPLEEAAAALPRGSVITVAGKADDPEHRREVFDTVAREFGGLDVLVNNAGINPAYGPVAELDLDVARKVLEVNVLATLAWVQGAVAHRDLRFAERQGAVVNLSSVTGETPAPGIGLYGVSKAAVSHLTRTLAVELGPGIRVNAVAPAVVKTRFAKALYAGKEEAVAEQYPMKRLGVPSDVASAVAYLASDDSSWVTGHILTVDGGLAVAGGTA; this comes from the coding sequence TTGAACCTGGATCTGAACCTGAACCAGAACGGCCGCTGCTCGGGCCGCAGCGCCGTCGTGACCGGCGCGAGCCGGGGAATCGGCCTCGCGATCGCCGAACGGCTCGTGGCCGAGGGGGCGCGGGTGTGCCTCACCGCGCGCAAGGCCGGACCACTCGAAGAGGCCGCGGCCGCGCTGCCCCGGGGCAGCGTGATCACCGTCGCGGGCAAGGCGGACGATCCCGAGCATCGTCGCGAAGTCTTCGACACCGTCGCCCGCGAGTTCGGCGGGCTCGACGTCCTCGTGAACAACGCCGGTATCAACCCTGCCTACGGTCCCGTCGCCGAGCTGGACCTCGACGTCGCCCGCAAGGTGCTGGAGGTCAACGTCCTCGCCACGCTCGCCTGGGTCCAGGGCGCGGTGGCCCACCGGGATCTCCGGTTCGCCGAACGTCAGGGGGCCGTCGTCAATCTCTCCTCGGTGACCGGAGAGACTCCGGCGCCCGGTATCGGCCTGTACGGGGTGAGCAAGGCGGCCGTGTCCCACCTGACGAGGACTCTCGCCGTCGAACTCGGTCCGGGGATCCGCGTCAACGCGGTGGCGCCGGCCGTGGTGAAGACGCGGTTCGCCAAGGCCCTCTATGCGGGCAAGGAGGAGGCAGTCGCCGAGCAGTACCCCATGAAGCGGCTCGGTGTCCCCTCCGACGTCGCCTCCGCGGTGGCCTATCTGGCCTCGGACGACTCCTCCTGGGTCACCGGCCACATCCTCACCGTCGACGGCGGCCTCGCGGTCGCCGGTGGCACCGCGTAA